The Clavelina lepadiformis chromosome 1, kaClaLepa1.1, whole genome shotgun sequence genome segment CTACTGTCGGCAGAATTCTTCGAAGTTTTGCAAATCCTGAATTCAAATTTCGCACCCGTAATCGCTCCCTGGCGTTTGCCTCTCTTCGCTTCGACAAAGATTCAACGACATTGTTACGACATGAAGATGATCCAGGATCCATAATATCGCTGTCTTCGATTGGCAGCATGCGATGTGAGAAATCAAAAGCTAACGGTGGGATATCTGCTTGTAGAAATTCTCTTATGTAAGTATGCTGTGGGAAAAGAGGGCCGTACGGCGTACATAGAACAGACAAAATTAGCAGCAGTATTTCATTATAATGTGAAAAAGCATGTAGCCCTTGTTATTACCATGTAAACAAGGGTATTAGTCACAGTGATTTTCTTATAAATCTTttgattttatgtttaataaaatatgttaataaaaaaacatgccgTTTTCAATTGATCAATAACCAAGTAAAGGAAagcaaactaaaacaaaaataaataagaaaaatgtTAAGATTATTTCTTattgcaattaaaatattactaCTGTATATTATCTTATATCATACCCTTGAAACTGATCGGGAGTAAGTTTGTACTTATACCTGGAGTATTGCCATAAAATCCTCTTGCTTGTTCTCGTAACTTTGCTTGTCGCCTCCTTTTTCTCGAAAGTTGTAAACTGGTCAAAGAACTGGACGGTGTTTGTGTTTCGTTTAAGTCCTGCGTCATTCCAGATACATTGCCATTGCAAATGTCGCCTTTTGATCCAGTTAACTTACTCAtttgaatttgtttaaataagtaaaaacaaCGGTTTTGTCATACCTGTTTGGTACATGCATGTATTTATTACAAAGTAGAATTACTAAATTTACTAtatattgtacaaaatttcTAAACTAACCTAAATACTTTAATATGTAAAACAATATTCATTTAACACCTACGTTAGGTTTTAACCGCTTCAATTTTGGTTACATTTTCCCTGCGGTTCTTTGCTGACGTTCTTATATACTAGCCAGGGTACTGGCTGAAGAAATGGGAAGTGTTCACTGAAGTTTCAGGTTGCGTCCCAAACCTTTTTTCCGTCATTGCCTACCTGGTGATACAGCACTGCACGTAAACTGCCTTTGCGTGAAAATGGCGCGCAGCAGGTGAACCTTGTTAGATGATATAACtgtaaattataattaaacttACAAATAACTTCAACACTCAGTTACCAAAAGATCAACAACAATCATTAGACAACCAATAATCTTAAATAAAGAGAAAACGTATGATCAAATTGCAAACTTCAAACTCACGAATAAACTTTACAAATATTCATATGCAGCCGACAGATTAAAACTATATCATTTTGCTTCACTGAGACGAGTTATTATGTCCTATCATTCATGTAAAGTTGTACACTTCTACATATTTTTAGCAATACGGTTTAAggttaaatttattaattgtGCTCTTTACAATTTACAGTTTCAATGCTTGTCGTCTTCCAGCAACGTCCTTTTccttttttgattatttttaatttaggcTAAGATTGCAGCAACCATGAAATTAAATCCATAACTCAAcagaaacttttttatttaacttttaatttaacttttttatttaactatTAAATCCATAACTCGACAGAAACAAGCTATATTATGATGTCGTTGTGCAAAACAGGTCATGCAAAGTATGTTCGGCACTGGATAAAGCTGGATATAGGATGTAGTGCGCAGTATAAAGTGCCAACTGGCTGCCAAACCCGTTATAACTTACCTTGCAACtttggtttttaatttatgcCGGTCGTTGTCCCAATTACAGTACGTTTTCCTAAAGCTATAGTTTTATGATATACAGTAcctttaaattgtttaaataatatatatactcATTATACAGCTAATATGTAAGTAAATTCTGCATAGATTTTTAGTAGCTTActtcaaaagttttgttgGCAACACTTACTAGCCTCTCTGAACTTCGTGCAAAACTGTTGTGAAGACCGGCGTGAAGCTGACGAGGCCTGCtctttatgtttttgtttattcatttacGACTCTAATTTGCAGATAAAGTTGATGAAACAGTGcgtatgaaaaatatttcaactttgcTATCCCGGCTAGGGGCTCAGTTTCACTAATCTTTTTGCGCTTTATTTAACACGTTTGAAATTTCCTAGAGCGGTAAATGCTATGTTTTGTTAAATCTACTTCattctttaaaaaatactATAAAGGGCCAAAAAAATATTCATcaactttcaattttattccTATATATTTTAACTCGTTTTCGACCAGACCTCATAGCGCATCTcgtaaattgtaatttaacaAAAGAGCAAGGCGCGTTGGCATCGCAAAAGCAACCGATCTGATGGGGCACTATTATAGTCATGCTTGCAACATGTCATTAACCTGCATTTAGACTATACTGTAGTAGGCTGAGGAAAACAACACGAGTTTCAAGTATTTTTTTTGGCCACATATGTATAACCTGTTATCTGACCAAGTTATCTTTAACGTAAACGCAAGATTGCTGAAATCGAAGAAAGAATTACAGAGATAATAGAAATTTCCAAATTTATTGCTCTTACTATCAAAGGGGATAATTCAGTTCCAGTTTTATTGCTGTCACTGCTGACGTTCATAGGAATAATTTTGGTCATTCATGACAATGATGATTTCAATCGAACATAATCAAGGCACACTTATCAGACATGCTGGCAAAATACACGAGAAGGCATCAGTGTTATATATAGAAGAATATGCttcaatagaaaaaaaatgggCGGGTGAATATATCCACAATTTACGTATTTTATATAGGAATCCGTTGATTACCAATGTCGAGTATTTCTTATCACTAAGAAACGCTTGAGAAAGAAAACGAAACTAAAATGAAGAGCAAATGCGCTTAATTTAAGGCACAATAGAATACATTTACCTGTATGAATATTTACAGAGAATTTACTGATATAAAGATCGGGCTCGTATCAACGTATGTTGAAcgaaagtatatttactgggcACAATTCCCTTAAAAGGCAAGTCATTTGCTGAAGTCACAAGTTAGCAAAAACAACGTAGTAAGTCGAATGCACAAACACGATGGTTAAGTATTTAAGTTTGCATTAATACTGGGGAAGAAAATGAATAGACCATTAAAAGAAGTAACAGgataaaaacaagatattgAAAAGGAAATACAGTACATTAATAAAAAAGATATACGGAAAGCAACGCAAATTGAGTTTTTGCATGCTTAACATACTGATGTGTGGTGCATgtatgaagaaaaaaattgcgCACAATTGCAAAAATAGGACATATAggcaatttaaaaagaaaaaagaagattgCACCATGACGTTAAACAGTGCAGATAtatgtaaaacaaataaacaggATTGAGAAAACATTCCCGTGCATAACGCGGGaatgttttactttgaaaCAGATCTACAAATCTTCATCACCGATCCCCTCAAATGATCTTCCCGTTGTCATGGAAACGACAGGTGTCGCCAAAGTGCTATCCTGACTAATCTCGTTGAGAGGAGGTTGAACCTCCGTGGATGAGGAAGTTTTGGGCATTATTGACACGCTGGAGAGCTTTTCCTGTTtggaaaaaaacaaagtttatgcAAACTcaattatttgaaatttaatacagagctattttgtttaacaagttgccattttttaatttttccatgttgtttgttgattCCAATGTTCATTGATTGGGGAAAAGTAAAATAACAATACGCATTCAAGTCATCGTATACGTTAGTTGATATACGTTACAACTGCTGCAGTAAGTGTTTCACAATGCAAGATTATAAAACGTCTACTGGCAATCGTTGATTGatgaattaaattattttatcaatatAATACAACATATACTATAGCGTAAAATGTAGACAATGTTTTCGCAGCAAAAAATCAACAATAGAGATGAATGCATCTAACATAGTTGGAAAACTCACGGAAATCTTCTTCACAGActcttttgctttttgaatTCCAGAAATATCAGTGCTTTCAATCTGAAAACGTAAACGTCCATTTAAAACTAAATGTTTATCACGCAGTTATAAACAGCTCAAAGTGGACGGTAAGTGTACAGCGCTTGACAAGAACGTTCAAAATTACTTTCGTTTATGCTAACACATGTCATACGCACCTCTACGTCTGTGGCATCAAACAAGGCTTCTGTTGTTTTATCACGAGGTTTGTAGGTTGGTCGCACGCCAGTAGAATCTCGATCTGCGGGCTGAAAAACAAAGTTCGCTACACATTATCAAGTGTGGTGACACTGCATGTACGATAGATTGCATTTTTTCCGCAATATCGCGTATCTAACGTAATATGGCTATAACATAGTCTTCCAATTCGTTCGGCGATTACGATTGAggtcaataataattaattataattaatgaaaatataGGTATTTCGAATAAAGCAATCGGCTGGCTGCAGACATGGTACACTGTACAACTGGTAACAGTTACCTTTCGTATGCGTTctccttttctttttcttatGAGTTCATCCACCATAGACTTGATGCACATGCTTATCACGATTGCCTAAAACATAGTACTGTAGTAACAGATTTAGTTAGctgtacaataaaaaatagaTTCTAAATCACTTGAAGATAATACTACGTATGTATAGAAAGCAGGTAGACTCAACATCACTTATTACCTGGTCACTAAGCAAGCTAACCCAGCGCAGATTGCCCTTGCTTACTAAATACTCGAAATTTAACTGCAAAAGTGGGTTATCAGACTTTTCACTAGAACTTTTCAGGCCATGATTAATATGAGATGATATCTGAAAATAAAGCAATAATATAATCAAACAGTATGAATGTTAGGTAGCTTTTAGCAGTGTTACCGTTAGGTTAGCAGTTGGCACTACACTGCCGTTTCATGCTCTAGTTTTGAGCATTTTCTGGTAAAATCTGAATTATTTTACATATTCCTGCTGGTACTACTGTACAGTTATCACTGTTAAAGACACCGCAAATAGATGCAACAATTTACTTGTTTATTGATGAAACCAGCAGAAGTACAGTTACATAACAGTTATATTATACATTACCTTCCAGCATTTTATCCTTGTTACTAAAAAAGCTTTCTCTTTAGTTTCGTTGTTGTTTGACAGAATTCTATAAAAAGAATATGTAAATTCATGTAGCCAATGCACAGCGTTTGTAGAAAACAAGAATACTGGACTATATAATGGTGGTactttttaacaaacaaaatcattcACCTAAACTTTAATTCATAATTTCCAGCACTGATAACAGCTCGGCTACCTTGACTTGGAAAATCAGTAAGGCAAGGATGAAACTGAAGGTAGCCatagttttgcaatgtttgaCACAAATGGAGGCACtgcaaaaatatacaaatttttaaacatacaaaaattgGTACAGTACCGCAGAGTTTTCTGGTTTAATTAAGAGGACAGAAGATCAACCTCCAATTTTGAACCTTTGTTATACAATCTTTTCAATCTTTGTTTTGCCTCATCAGGACACTTTGTCCACCCCGTGGCAACATCACTTTGTGCCTAAAAAATTATACCCAAGACAAAAATGTAATGTCTGAATTTATCGCAGCAATATCTCCAAATTCATATCACATAAAGGTTAATGCGATATACTACAGTTTATACCTGTACTACAAGAAGGTTTAGACCAATATGATTCTTTGCAACTGTTTCATCAATGCTTTGGTCCCAGTAAGTTTTCCTAACAAGAACTTTGTAGGAACGTCTATCTTGCAGACTTTTCAGTGATATGTATGGACATTCAAACTCTTGCAATTTGCGAACgactgtataataaaataaaatttataatagCATAAAGTACTAAATGTCCGATGATTATAGTAAACATATTTATTAAGTTCATGATGGCATAGTATGTACATTCGCTAGTTGGGCCTATACTTCTATTTTACATAACGgtaaattgaattaaaataaaaagtgagAGATGTTTCTCATATATTTCCAAAGACActaaaacaacattaaaataatCCAGTTGGGACCTGAATAATTGCCGTCCAAGTCACCCTTAATTAAAAACAGCCCAAAATAATAAGTGAGTTCTTCGGATAAGCCCATCACTGACATCACATTCTGGtaaaattcaacaacaaataaatttattacaagGGAGGAAGAGGATATACACACACAAACGTTTTAATAATCCAACTGAGTGAAAATAAGCTAGACCTTTTAATGCAGTTATAagttaacttttaaaatcaGTTGCAGTAAATTTTACAACCTAAAAGCAAATAGTATTTGACATCAATAACGTtacgataaaataaaaaagctacAGTAATTGATTGTTAGAGCCAATGGCTAAAGGCTCATTGAATGTATCTTGCTCAAAcatataaaaatgcaataccacagattttgacaaaaacacaaaacgttGTCAATGGCAAGGTaataaaaacacaacacaTGGATGATAATTCTTGAATAAGCAGCATGCTTAAGTGCTAGCAGAATAACCTGAACATTTCAACTGAAAGTTGTTTTTCACCAGTTAAAGAACACCAGCCTATTACATAGCAATATGCATGTCATGAATGAAAGAGTTCTAAAGTTTGATTTcattatttaaattatatCACATACAAACCTCAAGTACGTCGTCTGTTTTATCAGTGGAGTTAATATTCACTTTAAGCTTAGAACCATTCATCAAGGATACTTC includes the following:
- the LOC143472554 gene encoding sorting nexin-17-like isoform X2, coding for MQFTNVNTRSLVYIQAFNLYVNGGLHCVVRYSQLHALNEQLKQECGMANIPPFPPKHFFSLKGIDLEDRKLKLEKYIQEVSQDSNLSSSESFVTFLCRAQQETQQEESIPVSFEVSLMNGSKLKVNINSTDKTDDVLENVMSVMGLSEELTYYFGLFLIKGDLDGNYSVVRKLQEFECPYISLKSLQDRRSYKVLVRKTYWDQSIDETVAKNHIGLNLLVVQAQSDVATGWTKCPDEAKQRLKRLYNKGSKLECLHLCQTLQNYGYLQFHPCLTDFPSQGSRAVISAGNYELKFRILSNNNETKEKAFLVTRIKCWKISSHINHGLKSSSEKSDNPLLQLNFEYLVSKGNLRWVSLLSDQAIVISMCIKSMVDELIRKRKGERIRKPADRDSTGVRPTYKPRDKTTEALFDATDVEIESTDISGIQKAKESVKKISEKLSSVSIMPKTSSSTEVQPPLNEISQDSTLATPVVSMTTGRSFEGIGDEDL
- the LOC143472554 gene encoding sorting nexin-17-like isoform X1; this translates as MHFSIPDTQELKNESGTTYKAFNLYVNGGLHCVVRYSQLHALNEQLKQECGMANIPPFPPKHFFSLKGIDLEDRKLKLEKYIQEVSQDSNLSSSESFVTFLCRAQQETQQEESIPVSFEVSLMNGSKLKVNINSTDKTDDVLENVMSVMGLSEELTYYFGLFLIKGDLDGNYSVVRKLQEFECPYISLKSLQDRRSYKVLVRKTYWDQSIDETVAKNHIGLNLLVVQAQSDVATGWTKCPDEAKQRLKRLYNKGSKLECLHLCQTLQNYGYLQFHPCLTDFPSQGSRAVISAGNYELKFRILSNNNETKEKAFLVTRIKCWKISSHINHGLKSSSEKSDNPLLQLNFEYLVSKGNLRWVSLLSDQAIVISMCIKSMVDELIRKRKGERIRKPADRDSTGVRPTYKPRDKTTEALFDATDVEIESTDISGIQKAKESVKKISEKLSSVSIMPKTSSSTEVQPPLNEISQDSTLATPVVSMTTGRSFEGIGDEDL